In one Butyrivibrio proteoclasticus B316 genomic region, the following are encoded:
- a CDS encoding ABC transporter substrate-binding protein, with translation MRFKRVMASVLAGAMAMSLVACGSESAATTDSGSQAAEETAAAPENTNTESVGTSGEKLVIWTLAKDLQTFAEKYVEDHDVQIETVVIEPADYVTKVQTALNGGQTTPDIIVGEPQMLEDFYDAGYFEDLNQAPYNAQDYADQIVDYVWEVGQDADGIQRAISYQITPAGIYYRRDIAETVFGTDDPEEVGKLFADYPTILDTAQKLKDNGYRIFASDAEMGYFSGDTAWVVDGKLNLDQARLDYMDLVVDLYQNDLTAYANQWSTPWYQAMAGEVPILTAAVQSYADDSVNVWDAEAFAEATKDLDTTQVFAFGLPSWGVLTLRDNVGETSGKWGVCSGPAYGFGGGTFIGISAMSEHKDLAWDFLKWVTLDENTAEWWIEKSEGDTVSLVSVLEKHKDDANEVYGGQHLYSFWQEQAAGIDYSKVTRYDKIVNDAWGQACTAVKTGEADKETAINEFYDVVESTYPEIQIER, from the coding sequence ATGAGATTTAAAAGAGTAATGGCAAGCGTTCTTGCCGGAGCTATGGCAATGTCACTTGTAGCTTGCGGAAGCGAAAGCGCAGCAACTACTGATTCAGGATCACAGGCAGCAGAAGAGACAGCTGCAGCTCCTGAAAACACAAATACAGAGTCTGTAGGAACAAGCGGAGAGAAGCTTGTTATCTGGACTTTGGCAAAAGACCTTCAGACCTTCGCTGAGAAGTATGTAGAAGATCATGATGTACAGATTGAGACAGTTGTTATTGAGCCTGCTGACTATGTAACAAAGGTTCAGACAGCACTTAATGGTGGACAGACAACACCTGATATCATCGTAGGCGAGCCTCAGATGCTTGAAGATTTCTACGATGCAGGATATTTTGAGGACCTTAATCAGGCTCCATACAATGCACAGGATTACGCAGATCAGATCGTTGATTATGTATGGGAAGTTGGACAGGATGCAGATGGCATTCAGAGAGCAATTTCTTATCAGATCACTCCTGCAGGTATCTACTACAGAAGAGATATCGCAGAAACAGTATTCGGCACAGATGATCCAGAGGAAGTAGGTAAGCTCTTTGCAGATTACCCAACAATCCTTGATACAGCACAGAAACTTAAAGACAATGGCTATCGTATCTTTGCTTCAGATGCAGAGATGGGATACTTCTCAGGAGACACAGCTTGGGTAGTTGATGGCAAGCTTAACCTTGACCAGGCGCGTCTTGACTATATGGATCTTGTTGTAGATCTTTATCAGAACGACCTTACAGCTTATGCTAACCAGTGGTCAACACCTTGGTATCAGGCTATGGCTGGCGAGGTACCTATCCTTACAGCAGCTGTTCAGAGTTATGCTGATGATTCAGTAAACGTATGGGATGCTGAGGCATTCGCAGAAGCTACTAAGGATCTTGACACAACACAGGTATTTGCATTTGGACTTCCAAGCTGGGGCGTACTTACTCTGAGAGACAATGTTGGTGAAACATCAGGCAAATGGGGCGTATGTTCAGGACCAGCTTACGGTTTTGGAGGGGGTACTTTCATCGGCATTTCAGCAATGTCAGAGCACAAAGACCTGGCTTGGGACTTCCTTAAATGGGTAACACTTGATGAGAACACAGCTGAGTGGTGGATTGAGAAATCAGAAGGTGACACAGTTTCACTTGTATCTGTTCTTGAGAAGCACAAAGATGATGCTAATGAAGTTTATGGCGGACAGCACCTTTACAGCTTCTGGCAGGAGCAGGCTGCAGGAATTGACTACTCTAAGGTAACTCGTTACGACAAGATCGTTAACGATGCTTGGGGACAGGCTTGCACAGCAGTTAAGACAGGCGAGGCAGACAAGGAAACAGCTATAAATGAGTTCTACGATGTAGTTGAATCTACATATCCGGAAATCCAGATAGAGCGCTAA
- a CDS encoding YczE/YyaS/YitT family protein — MISRFRSLRENRTVSAIFANMILAAVSLFVNGFGVYMTIQANIGAGPWDVLNLGLAKSLGILYGTASVAVSYAILGIDIALREPIGIAMFIDAFVVGKSVDFFNRLNVVPKCESLSSGIPVMLIGLVIIAYTQYTYMSASLGCGPRDTLLVALTKRARKVPIGAVSITLLSLATLIGWLLGGPVGIGTLICAFATGPIMQLAFSSVKFDATSVHHQHLADSVRVFAHKKVA, encoded by the coding sequence ATGATCAGTAGATTTAGGAGTTTAAGAGAAAACCGCACAGTTAGTGCGATCTTTGCAAATATGATACTTGCGGCTGTCAGCCTATTTGTTAATGGTTTTGGCGTATATATGACCATTCAGGCCAATATCGGTGCAGGTCCCTGGGATGTCTTAAATCTTGGGCTTGCAAAGAGTCTTGGAATATTGTATGGAACAGCCTCTGTAGCAGTATCTTACGCGATTCTTGGTATAGATATAGCCTTGAGAGAGCCGATTGGTATTGCAATGTTCATAGATGCGTTTGTCGTTGGAAAATCAGTAGACTTTTTTAACAGATTAAATGTAGTCCCTAAATGTGAGTCACTTTCCAGTGGAATACCCGTGATGCTGATAGGGCTTGTGATCATAGCATATACCCAGTACACATATATGAGTGCTTCTCTTGGCTGCGGTCCAAGAGATACTCTGCTGGTGGCACTTACCAAGCGCGCCAGAAAGGTTCCTATCGGCGCTGTCAGTATAACTCTTTTGAGCCTTGCAACACTGATTGGATGGCTCCTTGGAGGCCCTGTAGGTATAGGCACACTAATCTGCGCTTTCGCCACAGGACCAATAATGCAACTGGCATTTTCTTCAGTTAAGTTCGATGCTACAAGCGTTCATCACCAGCATCTGGCTGACTCCGTAAGAGTTTTTGCTCACAAAAAGGTTGCCTGA
- a CDS encoding 2-dehydropantoate 2-reductase: MNIYIDFDDCLCETARYFTGLVENLYGKKVPYEDVKFFDLQRSFDLTKEEYEHMMIEAHTPEALLSFEETNGASRVVNNWIDSGANVSIITGRPSSAYEPSRLWLDQHGLERVKLFCLNKYGRDSFIKNSEFTLELEDYYKMHFDYAVEDSPAAFKFFDHMPDLKVMVFNRPWNQEVQFPNSGYTRCPDWEFIEKSVALG; the protein is encoded by the coding sequence ATGAATATTTACATTGATTTTGATGATTGTCTCTGCGAGACAGCAAGGTATTTTACAGGTCTTGTTGAGAATTTATATGGTAAAAAAGTGCCCTACGAGGATGTTAAATTCTTTGACCTTCAAAGGTCATTTGATCTTACAAAAGAAGAGTACGAGCATATGATGATCGAGGCTCATACTCCGGAAGCGCTTCTTTCTTTTGAAGAAACTAATGGAGCATCCAGAGTAGTTAATAACTGGATTGATAGCGGTGCGAATGTGTCAATAATTACTGGCCGCCCCAGCAGTGCCTACGAACCATCACGTTTGTGGCTTGATCAGCATGGACTTGAGAGAGTTAAGCTTTTTTGCCTTAATAAGTACGGGCGCGACAGCTTTATCAAGAATAGTGAGTTCACACTTGAGCTTGAAGACTATTACAAAATGCACTTTGATTATGCTGTAGAAGATTCACCTGCAGCTTTCAAATTCTTTGACCACATGCCGGACCTTAAGGTAATGGTATTTAACCGTCCTTGGAATCAGGAAGTCCAGTTCCCGAATTCCGGATATACAAGATGCCCTGATTGGGAATTTATAGAAAAAAGCGTTGCTCTGGGATGA
- a CDS encoding RNA polymerase sigma factor: MDEQEVRRVVDTYSDMIKRISYNYLQQTYDCEDICQTVFLKYLTSTILFEDRAHEKAWMIRTTINACHDLRKNAFFRKTVPLDEALEKEIQQEQGSEVLEEISKLPVNYRTAIYLYYFEGYNTEEIADIMGKRKTAVSKYLSRGRKILKDTLSEEYISVYKVGEQVL, encoded by the coding sequence ATGGATGAACAGGAAGTCAGACGCGTTGTAGATACCTACTCTGACATGATAAAGAGAATAAGTTACAACTACCTTCAGCAGACCTACGACTGTGAAGATATATGCCAGACAGTTTTCTTAAAGTATTTAACAAGCACCATACTCTTTGAGGATAGAGCACATGAAAAGGCTTGGATGATACGAACTACGATAAATGCCTGCCATGATCTTAGGAAGAATGCATTTTTCAGGAAAACTGTACCACTGGATGAAGCACTTGAAAAAGAAATCCAGCAGGAGCAAGGTTCTGAGGTACTTGAAGAAATCTCGAAACTTCCGGTGAATTACAGGACCGCCATTTATCTGTATTATTTCGAGGGATATAATACGGAGGAAATTGCAGATATCATGGGTAAAAGAAAGACAGCAGTTTCCAAATATCTATCAAGAGGCAGGAAGATTCTAAAGGATACATTATCAGAGGAATACATAAGCGTATATAAGGTAGGTGAACAGGTCCTATGA
- a CDS encoding aminoglycoside phosphotransferase family protein, translated as MIKSKTKYEASLEEIRELFSFHKLGSATDISPLGNGEFNSAYKVVLDDGQKYALKIAPPEGAMVLSYEKNMMESEVFWYKMMHENTDILCPEVYVSDFSQNIIKSNCFIMQMMEGEPLWAVKFSDREYENVQKQKIEMLTKIHRIKNDKFGYRQSGLHDTWYDALKSMAGNLVKDCKSLGYETPDGEKFISYIDKHAKLLRSVPCRMVNFDLWDSNVLYNDGKICWIDPERGFWGDPVADFITLGTGQKAPLSTKQKELDIYNETATEKIVLSKETEVRYALAVCYLALIEEVEKYVRYEPDEPNYIRNTNDAREMYDMAFAIL; from the coding sequence ATGATCAAAAGTAAAACGAAATATGAAGCTTCACTTGAAGAAATAAGGGAACTTTTTTCTTTTCATAAACTTGGGAGTGCTACAGATATTTCACCACTTGGCAATGGAGAGTTTAATTCTGCGTATAAGGTGGTACTTGATGATGGTCAGAAATATGCACTTAAGATAGCACCTCCAGAGGGAGCTATGGTCCTTTCATATGAGAAAAACATGATGGAATCAGAAGTTTTCTGGTATAAGATGATGCATGAGAACACAGATATTCTTTGCCCGGAAGTATACGTGTCCGACTTTTCTCAGAATATTATTAAAAGCAACTGCTTTATCATGCAGATGATGGAGGGAGAGCCCTTGTGGGCTGTAAAGTTTTCTGATCGTGAATATGAAAATGTTCAAAAGCAGAAAATAGAAATGCTTACAAAGATACATAGGATCAAAAATGACAAGTTTGGTTACAGACAGTCCGGACTTCATGATACATGGTATGATGCGCTAAAGTCCATGGCAGGTAACCTCGTTAAGGATTGCAAGTCACTTGGATACGAGACACCTGATGGGGAGAAGTTTATTTCATATATTGATAAACACGCTAAGCTCCTCCGGAGTGTGCCTTGCCGAATGGTGAACTTTGACCTATGGGACAGCAATGTCTTATATAACGATGGCAAGATTTGCTGGATTGATCCTGAGCGCGGATTTTGGGGTGACCCGGTGGCTGACTTCATTACCCTTGGTACAGGGCAAAAAGCACCGTTGTCAACAAAACAGAAAGAGCTGGATATTTATAATGAAACAGCAACAGAGAAGATAGTTCTTTCTAAAGAGACTGAAGTTAGATATGCGTTAGCAGTCTGTTACCTGGCTCTTATTGAGGAAGTTGAAAAATATGTCAGATATGAGCCTGATGAACCTAATTACATAAGAAATACCAATGATGCAAGAGAAATGTATGACATGGCTTTTGCAATACTATAA
- a CDS encoding 8-oxo-dGTP diphosphatase, whose protein sequence is MSRTEISEITVLCLISDGDKVLLQNRVKEDWKGYTLPGGHVEMGESFVDAVIREMKEETGLDIKNPRLAGVKQFPVRDGKYENGRYIVFLFKTCEFVGNVISSDEGQMEWVEKSKLSEFETVDDLEELLEVINNPELTEFQYLVEGDNWMVSVK, encoded by the coding sequence ATGAGCAGAACTGAAATATCAGAAATAACAGTCCTTTGCCTCATTTCAGATGGAGACAAAGTGCTGCTTCAAAATAGAGTCAAAGAGGATTGGAAAGGCTACACTCTTCCAGGGGGTCATGTCGAAATGGGAGAGTCTTTTGTTGATGCGGTAATTCGTGAGATGAAAGAAGAAACCGGCCTGGATATAAAGAACCCACGACTTGCTGGAGTTAAGCAGTTTCCAGTCAGGGACGGTAAATACGAAAATGGAAGATATATAGTATTTCTTTTCAAAACATGCGAGTTTGTCGGAAATGTTATCTCTTCAGATGAAGGCCAGATGGAGTGGGTAGAGAAAAGTAAACTGTCAGAATTTGAAACAGTTGATGACTTGGAAGAACTACTGGAAGTTATAAATAATCCTGAACTTACAGAGTTCCAATATCTTGTTGAGGGTGATAACTGGATGGTATCTGTTAAATGA
- a CDS encoding HAD domain-containing protein, which translates to MSNVIFLDVDGVLNSKFWDNDHQREISNGKYIDSEAVKLLGSLVKRTNAKIILHSGWRFWFDETMKPLRTEADFLANTMKEAGITIAGVTPDLTTEEIRKTRKFSLVKADEILLWLKDNPSANWVVLDDLELHNSEIEKHQVKTDAEVGLTTKDVEKAITILLGN; encoded by the coding sequence ATGAGCAATGTAATATTCCTTGATGTGGATGGAGTCCTTAATTCGAAGTTTTGGGACAACGATCATCAACGTGAGATTAGTAATGGCAAATATATTGATTCTGAGGCAGTAAAGTTACTTGGAAGCCTTGTGAAAAGAACTAATGCTAAGATAATTCTTCATTCTGGCTGGAGATTTTGGTTTGATGAAACGATGAAACCATTAAGGACGGAAGCAGATTTTTTGGCTAACACAATGAAGGAAGCAGGCATTACGATTGCAGGAGTAACACCAGACTTAACTACGGAAGAGATAAGAAAGACCAGGAAGTTTAGCCTGGTAAAAGCTGATGAAATACTTTTGTGGTTAAAAGATAATCCCTCTGCGAATTGGGTAGTACTTGATGATCTTGAACTTCATAATAGTGAGATTGAAAAACATCAGGTAAAGACAGATGCTGAGGTTGGCCTTACTACAAAAGATGTTGAAAAAGCTATAACTATACTACTGGGAAATTAG